The Macaca thibetana thibetana isolate TM-01 chromosome 19, ASM2454274v1, whole genome shotgun sequence genome has a segment encoding these proteins:
- the NUP62 gene encoding nuclear pore glycoprotein p62: MSGFNFGGTGAPTGGFTFGTAKTATTTPATGFSFSTSGTGGFNFGAPSQPTTSTPSTGLFSLATQTPATQTTGFTFGTATLASGGTGFSLGIGASKLNLSNTAATPAMANPSGFGLGSSNLTNAISSTVTSSQGTAPTGFVFGPSTTSVAPATTSGGFSFTGGSTAQPSGFNIGSAGNSAQPTAPATLPFTPATPAATTAAVTQPAAPTATATTTGTGPTLFASIATAPTSSATTGLSLCTPATTAGAPAAGTQGFSLKAPGAASGASTATSTTATAAATSSSSSTTGFALNLKPLAPAGIPSNTAAAVTAPPGPGAAAGAAASSAMTYAQLESLINKWSLELEDQERHFLQQATQVNAWDRTLIENGEKITSLHREVEKVKLDQKRLDQELDFILSQQKELEDLLSPLEELVKEQSGTIYLQHADEEREKTYKLAENIDAQLKRMAQDLKDIIEHLNTSGAPADTSDPLQQICKILNAHMGSLQWIDQNSALLQRKVEEVTKVCEGRRKEQERSFRITFD, encoded by the coding sequence ATGAGCGGGTTTAATTTTGGAGGCACTGGGGCCCCTACAGGTGGGTTCACATTCGGCACTGCAAAGACAGCGACAACCACACCTGCTACAGGGTTTTCTTTCTCCACCTCTGGCACTGGAGGGTTTAATTTTGGGGCTCCCTCCCAACCAACCACAAGTACCCCTTCCACCGGCCTGTTCTCACTCGCCACTCAGACTCCGGCCACACAGACAACAGGCTTCACTTTTGGAACAGCAACTCTTGCCTCGGGGGGAACTGGATTTTCTTTGGGGATCGGTGCTTCAAAGCTCAACTTGAGCAACACAGCTGCCACCCCAGCCATGGCAAACCCCAGTGGCTTTGGGCTGGGCAGCAGCAACCTCACTAATGCCATATCGAGCACTGTCACCTCCAGCCAGGGCACAGCACCCACTGGCTTTGTGTTTGGCCCCTCCACCACCTCTGTGGCTCCAGCCACCACATCTGGAGGCTTCTCATTCACTGGTGGAAGCACGGCCCAGCCCTCCGGTTTCAACATTGGCTCAGCGGGGAATTCAGCCCAGCCCACTGCACCTGCCACTCTGCCCTTTACTCCGGCCACGCCAGCAGCCACCACAGCAGCCGTCACGCAGCCAGCTGctcccacagccacagccaccacCACCGGTACTGGGCCCACCCTCTTTGCATCAATAGCAACCGCTCCAACCTCGTCTGCCACCACCGGACTCTCCCTCTGTACCCCTGCGACCACCGCGGGAGCCCCCGCTGCCGGGACACAGGGCTTCAGCTTAAAGGCACCTGGAGCAGCTTCGGGCGCCTCCACAGCAACATCCACCACTGCCACCGCCGcggccaccagcagcagcagcagcaccaccgGCTTTGCCTTGAATTTAAAACCACTGGCGCCAGCTGGGATCCCCAGCAATACGGCAGCCGCTGTGACTGCTCCACCTGGCCCTGGTGCAGCTGCAGGGGCGGCCGCCAGCTCCGCCATGACCTACGCGCAGCTGGAGAGCCTGATCAACAAATGGAGCCTGGAGCTAGAGGACCAGGAGCGGCACTTCCTCCAGCAGGCCACCCAGGTCAACGCCTGGGACCGCACGCTGATCGAGAACGGGGAGAAGATCACCAGCCTGCACCGCGAGGTGGAGAAGGTGAAGCTGGACCAGAAGAGGCTGGACCAGGAGCTCGACTTCATCCTGTCCCAGCAGAAGGAGCTGGAAGACCTGCTGAGCCCGCTGGAGGAGTTGGTAAAGGAGCAGAGCGGAACCATCTACCTGCAGCACGCGGATGAGGAGCGCGAGAAAACCTACAAGCTGGCCGAGAACATCGACGCGCAGCTCAAGCGCATGGCCCAGGACCTCAAGGACATCATCGAGCACCTGAATACGTCCGGGGCCCCCGCCGACACCAGCGACCCACTGCAGCAGATCTGCAAGATCCTCAACGCGCACATGGGCTCGCTGCAGTGGATCGACCAGAACTCGGCCCTGCTGCAGAGGAAGGTGGAGGAGGTGACCAAGGTGTGCGAGGGCCGGCGCAAGGAGCAGGAGCGCAGCTTCCGCATCACCTTCGACTGA